A single Paraburkholderia sp. FT54 DNA region contains:
- the glgA gene encoding glycogen synthase GlgA, with the protein MTIRALHVASELYPLLKTGGLADVAGALPPALIERGADVRVLLPGFPAVVAGLTDLTPVAQLGRRFDAPGVTLERGTLASNGLIVYVIRAPTLYDRPGNPYLNDEHVPYGDNAQRFALLGWVAAHLAQQLDLAWSPQIVHAHDWHAGLAPAYLKAAERQHGRRFARSVFTVHNLAYQGVFPAHQFGQLGLPDDYFNMHGVEFYGQLSFLKAGLYYSDRITTVSPTYAREIQTLAQGGGLDALLRHRSHDLSGILNGVDYTVWNPATDALLPNHYGTTRLAGKIACKEALQKRFGLAQKNDALLFGVVSRLTEQKGLDLLLEAVPEIVKHGGQLIVFGTGDPALENGLKRVAHTHPESVAVELGFDETLAHTIVAGSDVIAVPSRFEPCGLTQLYALAYGSLPLVHCVGGLADTVVDSSLENLADDLATGFVFERFDLKGIGAAIRRAFALYGRRTEWKATQRRAMRQDFGWGASAERYLALYRELA; encoded by the coding sequence ATGACGATTCGCGCCCTGCACGTCGCAAGCGAGCTGTATCCCCTCCTCAAAACGGGCGGTCTCGCCGACGTCGCGGGCGCGTTGCCGCCCGCGCTGATCGAGCGCGGCGCCGATGTGCGGGTGTTGTTGCCCGGCTTCCCGGCGGTGGTCGCCGGTCTGACCGACCTGACGCCGGTCGCGCAACTGGGCCGCCGGTTCGACGCGCCGGGCGTCACGCTCGAACGGGGCACGCTGGCGTCGAACGGCCTGATCGTCTATGTGATCCGCGCGCCCACACTGTACGACCGCCCTGGCAACCCGTATCTGAACGACGAGCACGTGCCGTACGGCGACAACGCGCAGCGTTTCGCGCTGCTCGGCTGGGTCGCCGCGCACCTTGCGCAGCAACTGGACCTAGCGTGGTCGCCGCAAATCGTCCACGCGCACGACTGGCATGCGGGGCTTGCACCGGCCTATCTGAAAGCGGCCGAACGCCAGCATGGCCGGCGCTTCGCGCGTAGCGTGTTCACGGTGCACAACCTCGCCTATCAAGGTGTGTTTCCCGCCCACCAGTTCGGTCAGCTCGGACTGCCGGACGATTACTTCAACATGCACGGCGTCGAGTTCTACGGGCAACTGTCGTTTCTCAAGGCGGGCCTTTACTACAGCGATCGCATCACCACGGTCAGCCCGACCTATGCGCGCGAAATCCAGACGCTCGCCCAGGGCGGCGGCCTCGACGCGCTGCTGCGCCATCGCTCGCACGATCTGAGCGGCATTCTGAACGGCGTCGACTACACGGTCTGGAATCCCGCCACCGATGCGCTGCTCCCGAACCACTACGGCACGACGCGCCTCGCCGGCAAAATAGCGTGCAAGGAAGCGCTGCAGAAACGCTTCGGCCTGGCGCAAAAAAACGATGCGCTGCTGTTCGGCGTGGTGAGCCGCCTGACCGAGCAGAAAGGCCTCGACCTGCTGCTCGAGGCGGTGCCCGAGATCGTCAAACACGGCGGCCAGCTGATCGTCTTCGGCACCGGCGACCCGGCGCTGGAGAACGGTTTGAAACGCGTCGCGCATACCCATCCGGAATCCGTTGCGGTGGAACTGGGATTCGACGAAACGCTCGCCCATACCATCGTCGCGGGCAGCGACGTGATTGCGGTGCCCTCGCGTTTCGAGCCTTGCGGGCTGACGCAGTTGTATGCGCTGGCCTATGGATCGCTGCCGCTCGTGCATTGCGTGGGCGGTCTCGCGGACACGGTGGTGGACTCATCGCTCGAAAATCTCGCCGACGACCTCGCCACCGGTTTCGTGTTCGAACGATTCGACCTGAAGGGTATCGGCGCCGCGATCCGCCGCGCCTTCGCGCTCTATGGGCGCCGCACCGAATGGAAGGCGACCCAGCGGCGCGCGATGCGCCAGGACTTCGGCTGGGGCGCCTCGGCGGAGCGTTATCTGGCGTTGTATCGCGAGCTCGCCTGA
- the pdxY gene encoding pyridoxal kinase PdxY, which translates to MTKSVLSIQSHVVFGHAGNSAAVFPMRRLGVNVWPLNTVQFSNHTQYGHWTGSAIDASQMEDLVDGIGAIGMLPRCDAVLSGYLGTPEQAQSVLEIVKAVKAANPRAWYFCDPVMGAASGCKVEPGIQEFLVRTMPEMADAMAPNHSELQRLAGREIETLEEAVTACRELIARGPKLVLVKHLLDRNSPADRFNMLVVTEREAWMGQRPLYPFARQPVGVGDLTSAVFVARTLLGDSIRAAFEHTLAAVNAVVKTTWQAGRYELELIAAQNEIAQPREWFDAWVAEAA; encoded by the coding sequence ATGACGAAAAGCGTTCTGAGCATCCAGTCACATGTCGTCTTCGGTCACGCCGGCAATAGCGCGGCCGTGTTTCCGATGCGTCGGCTCGGCGTCAACGTCTGGCCGCTCAATACCGTGCAGTTCTCAAACCACACGCAATACGGCCATTGGACCGGCAGCGCGATCGACGCCTCGCAAATGGAGGATCTGGTCGACGGCATCGGCGCGATCGGCATGCTGCCGCGCTGCGACGCCGTACTGTCCGGCTACCTGGGCACGCCCGAACAGGCGCAGTCGGTGCTGGAAATCGTCAAGGCCGTGAAGGCCGCCAATCCGCGCGCCTGGTACTTCTGCGACCCGGTGATGGGCGCGGCGAGCGGCTGCAAGGTCGAGCCGGGCATCCAGGAATTTCTCGTGCGCACCATGCCGGAGATGGCCGACGCGATGGCGCCGAACCACAGCGAATTGCAGCGTCTGGCGGGGCGCGAGATCGAAACGCTGGAGGAAGCCGTGACGGCCTGCCGCGAGCTCATCGCACGCGGGCCGAAGCTGGTGCTGGTCAAGCATCTGCTCGACCGCAACAGTCCCGCCGACCGCTTCAACATGCTGGTCGTCACCGAACGCGAAGCGTGGATGGGGCAGCGTCCGCTCTATCCGTTCGCGCGGCAACCGGTGGGCGTGGGCGATCTGACGAGCGCGGTGTTCGTCGCGCGTACGCTGCTTGGCGATTCGATTCGCGCGGCCTTCGAGCACACGTTGGCGGCCGTGAACGCAGTGGTGAAGACGACCTGGCAGGCTGGGCGCTATGAGCTCGAACTGATCGCCGCGCAGAATGAAATCGCGCAGCCGCGCGAGTGGTTCGACGCGTGGGTGGCGGAAGCGGCATAG
- a CDS encoding branched-chain amino acid ABC transporter substrate-binding protein — protein sequence MSLRYTLKPLALFVGAIFAIAPPASFADDLPVKVGFAAPLTGANAGYGKDLENGVRLALEEANAQKIKIGDKVAQFQIVSQDDQADPRIGVQAAQKLVDAGVSAVVGHFNSGTTIPASQVYEQAGIPVIDPAATNPIITGRGFANTFMVISTDAQNAGNAGVYAVEVTKAKRIAIIDDRTAFGQGEADEFEKAVKAHGGNLVTREYTDNKAVDFSTQITKIKSTNADLIFFGGLDTQAAGFAKRMKQLGMNAQLVGGGGVMDQDFIKLAGDSAEGVMAWEYGRPLAQLPGGKDFAAKFKKRFGADILSYAPFGYDGAWAAINAMQKAKSSAPNDYRPALKAIDFEGVTGKISFDNTGALKSGASTLYQVKNGAWVPIVTKSGS from the coding sequence ATGAGTCTTCGCTACACGCTGAAACCGCTTGCCCTGTTCGTTGGCGCTATCTTCGCCATCGCGCCGCCGGCCAGCTTCGCCGACGACCTGCCCGTGAAGGTCGGTTTTGCCGCGCCGCTCACGGGCGCCAACGCCGGCTACGGCAAGGACCTGGAGAACGGTGTCCGGCTCGCGCTGGAGGAAGCCAACGCGCAGAAGATCAAGATCGGCGACAAGGTGGCCCAATTCCAGATCGTCTCCCAGGACGACCAGGCCGACCCGCGCATTGGCGTGCAGGCCGCGCAGAAGCTGGTCGACGCGGGCGTGTCGGCGGTGGTGGGCCACTTCAACTCGGGCACGACGATCCCGGCCTCGCAGGTCTACGAGCAGGCCGGCATTCCGGTGATCGACCCGGCCGCCACCAATCCGATCATCACGGGACGCGGTTTCGCGAACACCTTCATGGTGATTTCCACCGACGCGCAGAACGCCGGCAACGCGGGCGTGTATGCCGTGGAAGTGACCAAGGCCAAGCGCATCGCAATCATCGACGACCGGACCGCGTTCGGCCAGGGCGAGGCCGACGAGTTCGAGAAAGCGGTGAAAGCGCACGGCGGAAACCTCGTGACGCGGGAGTACACCGACAATAAGGCCGTCGATTTCAGCACGCAGATCACCAAGATCAAATCGACCAATGCCGATCTGATCTTCTTCGGCGGATTGGACACGCAGGCCGCGGGCTTTGCCAAGCGTATGAAGCAACTGGGCATGAACGCGCAGCTGGTGGGCGGCGGCGGCGTGATGGATCAGGATTTCATCAAGCTCGCCGGCGATTCGGCCGAAGGCGTGATGGCATGGGAATATGGACGGCCGCTCGCGCAGTTGCCCGGCGGCAAGGATTTCGCGGCGAAGTTCAAGAAGCGCTTCGGGGCGGACATCCTGTCCTACGCACCGTTTGGCTATGACGGCGCATGGGCCGCGATCAACGCCATGCAGAAGGCCAAGTCCAGCGCGCCGAACGACTACCGGCCCGCGCTCAAGGCTATCGATTTCGAAGGCGTGACCGGCAAGATTTCCTTCGACAACACCGGCGCGTTGAAGAGCGGCGCGTCGACGCTTTATCAGGTCAAGAATGGAGCGTGGGTGCCCATCGTGACCAAGAGCGGCAGTTAA